The following proteins come from a genomic window of Drosophila sulfurigaster albostrigata strain 15112-1811.04 chromosome X, ASM2355843v2, whole genome shotgun sequence:
- the LOC133848280 gene encoding putative metabolite transport protein HI_1104, translating to MIPVLDRLSGCYNAYVLGILTIGYILGELGHYLIGVTSKQTAIELDYGDHGCQQNNSMFSRHELTTQCGDVKNETSCYALDLNGTGYCEWNYNGLGIDYQILAGPTFILVFTIAGVFMGFAADKYNRVKMLTVCTVIYGIAIFLQGTVKQYWHLVILRMIMAAGESGCNPLATGIMSDIFPESKRALVMAIFNWGIYGGYGIAFPVGRYITKLNFFDLGWRVCYLGAGVLTVIVAALTGSTLKEPERKAIGEGDRQTASGKPVTLWQVIKSPAMIMLMIAASIRHCGGMTFAYNADLYYNTYFPDVDLGWWLFAVTIGIGSVGVVVGGIVSDKIVAKMGIRSRAFVLALSQLIATLPAFGSVYFDPLWAMITLGLSYFFAEMWFGIVFAIVVEIVPLRVRSSTIGVFLFVMNNIGGNLPILVDPVAKMLGYRGSIMIFYSGFYGISSILFLITCFLLEGKPKTEEVVAAQESQHKGLGGDAVLNARPMHGHDNSVFSVDETLPAANGRPAQLQPQHLQMSNNGYDKSMPARHNGAAESSRL from the exons ATGATTCCGGTTCTGGACAGACTAAGCGGCTGTTACAATGCCTATGTGCTGGGCATACTGACCATCGGCTATATCCTGGGCGAGCTGGGTCATTATCTGATCGGTGTCACCTCCAAGCAGACCGCCATTGAGCTGGACTACGGTGATCATGGGTGTCAGCAGAACAACAGCATGTTCAGTCGTCACGAGCTGACAACGCAATGCGGCGACGTCAAGAACGAGACAAGTTGCTATGCTCTCGATCTCAATGGCACCGGCTACTGCGAATGGAACTACAATGGCCTGGGCATCGATTATCAGATTCTTGCGGGTCCCACATTCATTCTGGTCTTCACCATAGCCGGTGTCTTCATGGGATTTGCGGCCGACAAATACAATCGTGTGAAGATGCTCACCGTGTGCACGGTGATCTATGGCATTGCGATCTTCCTGCAGGGCACCGTTAAGCAGTATTGGCATCTGGTGATATTGCGCATGATAATGGCAGCCGGTGAGTCCGGTTGCAATCCCCTCGCCACCGGAATTATGTCCGATATTTTCCCGGAAAGCAAACGCGCTTTGGTCATGGCCATCTTCAACTGGGGCATCTATGGCGGCTATGGCATTGCCTTCCCCGTGGGTCGTTACATTACCAAGCTCAACTTCTTCGACTTGGGCTGGCGTGTGTGTTATCTGGGTGCCGGTGTCCTGACCGTCATTGTGGCCGCACTCACTGGATCAACGCTGAAGGAACCGGAACGGAAGGCAATCGGTGAGGGAGATCGTCAAACGGCCAGCGGTAAACCCGTCACATTGTGGCAGGTGATCAAGAGTCCTGCCATGATTATGCTGATGATTGCCGCCTCCATACGTCACTGCGGTGGCATGACGTTTGCCTACAATGCGGATCTCTATTACAACACCTACTTCCCCGATGTCGATCTCGGCTGGTGGCTCTTTGCCGTCAccattggcattggcagcgTCGGTGTCGTTGTCGGTGGCATTGTTTCCGACAAGATTGTCGCCAAAATGGGCATCAGATCGCGTGCCTTTGTCCTTGCGCTTAGTCAATTGATTGCCACGCTGCCCGCCTTTGGTTCCGTCTACTTTGATCCCTTGTGGGCCATGATCACGCTGGGCCTGAGCTATTTCTTTGCCGAAATGTGGTTCGGTATTGTGTTTGCCATTGTCGTCGAGATTGTCCCGTTGCGTGTGCGCTCCTCGACCATTGGCGTCTTCCTCTTTGTGATGAACAACATTGGCGGCAATCTGCCCATTCTTGTGGATCCCGTTGCCAAGATGCTCGGCTATCGCGGCTCCATTATGATCTTCTACTCGGGCTTCTATGGCATCA GCTCAATTCTTTTCCTCATCACTTGCTTCCTGCTGGAGGGCAAGCCCAAGACAGAGGAGGTCGTTGCCGCCCAGGAGTCGCAGCACAAGGGACTCGGCGGCGATGCTGTTCTCAATGCTCGTCCCATGCACGGACATGACAACTCGGTGTTCAGCGTGGACGAAACACTGCCCGCTGCCAATGGTCGTCCTGCCCAGCTGCAGCCTCAGCATCTGCAGATGTCGAACAATGGCTACGACAAGTCGATGCCAGCTCGTCACAATGGCGCCGCCGAGAGCAGCAGACTGTAG